The following proteins are encoded in a genomic region of Gossypium hirsutum isolate 1008001.06 chromosome D05, Gossypium_hirsutum_v2.1, whole genome shotgun sequence:
- the LOC107904903 gene encoding patellin-3 yields MAQETLNSESPPAAPAQELSVVVEKPQVTEKEPQPSAPAPLPEPEVPEKPAVVAVEEEAVEVEKPKVEEKEETKITQSVSFKEETNIAGELPEPQKKALDELKQLIQEALNNHEFTAKPEAEEKPVAEPEPKKEEEENKEEKKEEKEEETPAAAISEEPKIVTDAPAAVEVKEEDNTPPPPPPAEAPAAEVVVVETEVAEKAKAVDDDGAKTVEAIEESVVAVAAPPAEKEKEEPSAVVAPQSEETKEAQVPSPPPEEVSIWGIPLLADEKSDVILLKFLRARDFKVKDAFAMIKNTVSWRKEFGIETLLDEDLGNELEKVVFMQGFDKEGHPVCYNVYGEFQNKELYQNTFADEEKRSKFLRWRIQFLEKSIRKLDFNPTGINTMVQVNDLKNSPGPGKKELRQATNQALNLLQDNYPEFVAKQVFINVPWWYLAFNRMISPFLTQRTKSKFVFASPAKSAETLFKYIAPEQVPVQYGGLSREGEQEFSVADAVTEVTIKPAAKHSVEFPITENCNLVWELRVVGWEVNYGAEFVPTAEDGYTVIVSKTRKVSSADETVISDSFKTGEPGKVVLTIDNQTSKKKKFLYRSKTKPYSD; encoded by the exons ATGGCCCAGGAGACTCTTAACTCTGAATCACCACCCGCTGCCCCCGCCCAGGAATTGTCTGTGGTTGTCGAGAAGCCTCAAGTTACTGAGAAAGAGCCACAACCCTCCGCACCTGCTCCCCTGCCGGAGCCTGAGGTTCCCGAGAAGCCGGCTGTTGTTGCTGTTGAAGAAGAAGCTGTTGAAGTTGAGAAGCCCAAGGTTGAAGAAAAGGAAGAAACTAAGATAACCCAGTCTGTTTCCTTCAAAGAGGAAACTAATATCGCTGGTGAACTTCCTGAGCCTCAAAAGAAGGCCCTTGATGAGCTTAAGCAGCTTATTCAAGAAGCCCTTAACAACCACGAGTTCACTGCCAAACCCGAAGCAGAAGAAAAACCTGTAGCTGAGCCTGAgccaaagaaagaagaagaagaaaacaaggaagagaagaaagaagaaaaagaggaagaGACACCTGCTGCTGCAATTTCAGAAGAACCCAAGATAGTAACGGATGCACCCGCCGCTGTTGAAGTCAAGGAAGAAGATAATActcctcctccaccaccaccaGCCGAGGCTCCTGCGGCCGAAGTGGTTGTGGTGGAAACAGAGGTCGCTGAAAAAGCGAAAGCCGTAGACGACGATGGCGCCAAGACGGTGGAGGCGATTGAGGAGTCTGTAGTCGCTGTTGCCGCTCCTCCAGCAGAGAAAGAAAAGGAGGAGCCCTCCGCCGTAGTGGCTCCTCAATCCGAAGAGACCAAAGAAGCCCAAGTTCCTTCACCTCCACCCGAGGAGGTGTCCATATGGGGGATCCCACTTCTCGCAGACGAGAAAAGCGATGTGATCTTGTtgaaattcttgagggcaagagATTTCAAGGTGAAGGACGCATTCGCTATGATAAAAAACACTGTCAGCTGGCGAAAAGAATTCGGAATCGAAACCTTGCTCGATGAAGATCTTGGGAACGAACTAGAAAAGGTTGTTTTTATGCAGGGGTTTGATAAAGAAGGTCATCCCGTCTGTTACAACGTCTATGGAGAATTCCAAAACAAAGAGCTGTATCAAAACACTTTCGCTGATGAAGAAAAACGGTCCAAGTTCTTGAGATGGAGGATTCAGTTCCTGGAAAAGAGCATCCGAAAACTCGACTTCAATCCTACTGGTATCAATACCATGGTTCAAGTGAACGACCTCAAGAATTCACCTGGACCTGGTAAAAAGGAACTCAGACAAGCTACCAACCAAGCCCTTAACTTGCTTCAAGATAACTATCCCGAATTTGTGGCCAAACAA GTGTTCATCAACGTTCCATGGTGGTACTTGGCTTTCAATAGGATGATCAGTCCTTTCCTGACTCAGAGAACCAAGAGCAAGTTCGTATTTGCAAGTCCAGCCAAATCTGCTGAGACCCTCTTCAA ATATATTGCTCCGGAGCAAGTACCAGTTCAATATGGTGGACTGAGCAGAGAGGGTGAACAGGAATTTAGCGTGGCCGATGCCGTCACAGAGGTTACAATCAAGCCAGCAGCGAAGCATAGTGTTGAATTCCCTATAACTGAG AATTGTAATCTGGTTTGGGAACTCCGAGTAGTGGGATGGGAAGTCAATTATGGAGCCGAATTCGTGCCGACCGCCGAAGATGGGTATACTGTGATCGTATCGAAAACAAGGAAAGTTTCTTCGGCTGATGAAACCGTGATCTCCGATAGCTTCAAGACCGGTGAGCCTGGAAAGGTTGTTCTCACCATtgataatcaaacatcaaagaagaAGAAATTCCTTTACCGGTCCAAGACCAAGCCTTATTCTGATTGA